In one window of Drosophila mauritiana strain mau12 chromosome X, ASM438214v1, whole genome shotgun sequence DNA:
- the LOC117147947 gene encoding uncharacterized protein LOC117147947, whose amino-acid sequence MNPFRPNPGQSFRIRLNMDRLRGEEERIMERSPDGGAITQIPPIQLRIDHQRDVNRFMINMRVFLHRRRTELNTGAGDSIFVWSWREPPTPTGLMGEGDADGGGYGNEAGDNGPPLRGHPPNL is encoded by the coding sequence ATGAATCCATTTCGGCCAAATCCAGGTCAGAGTTTTCGCATTCGCCTGAATATGGATCGCTTGCGGGGCGAAGAAGAGCGCATTATGGAGCGTTCCCCCGATGGAGGTGCAATCACCCAAATTCCACCGATCCAATTGCGCATCGATCATCAGCGGGATGTGAATCGTTTCATGATCAATATGCGTGTATTTCTACATCGACGGAGGACGGAATTAAATACGGGAGCCGGCGATAGTATCTTCGTGTGGAGCTGGAGGGAGCCTCCGACGCCGACCGGTTTGATGGGCGAGGGCGATGCTGATGGCGGTGGCTATGGTAATGAAGCAGGTGACAATGGTCCGCCATTGCGGGGACATCCACCAAACCTCTAG